One region of Halohasta litchfieldiae genomic DNA includes:
- a CDS encoding SPFH domain-containing protein produces MNTVLSIGGGSAGRIPDIVWTTLAVFAAGIIGVLLFAGLSPTVAVGLLLIVVAGVALASAVEIVEAYEKRALTVFGEYRKLLEPGLNLVPPFVSRTYTFDMRTRMIDVDPQEAITQDNSPVRADAVVYYRVMDAKKAFLEVDDYENAISNLAQTTLRAVIGDLELDDTLSRRDQINDRIRRELDEPTDEWGIRVEAVEVREVSPSPEVKSAMEDQTSAERRRRAMILEAQGSRRSAVEKAQGDKQADIVRAQGSKQSQILEAQGDAISTVLRAKSAESMGERAIIERGMESLERIGQGDSSTFILPQELTSLVGRYGNHLTGSDVQKDGQELESRDFDDETREMLGLDNIEELLTNLDVDDLAEIGGDGKTLETEVETND; encoded by the coding sequence ATGAACACGGTACTCAGTATCGGCGGTGGCTCTGCCGGGCGGATTCCGGACATCGTCTGGACGACACTTGCCGTCTTCGCGGCCGGGATTATCGGTGTGCTGCTGTTTGCAGGACTCAGCCCCACAGTCGCGGTTGGACTCCTGTTGATCGTCGTCGCTGGTGTGGCGCTCGCCAGTGCGGTCGAAATCGTCGAAGCCTACGAGAAACGGGCGCTCACCGTCTTCGGCGAGTACCGGAAACTCCTAGAGCCGGGACTGAACCTCGTTCCTCCGTTCGTCTCTCGGACTTACACGTTCGACATGCGAACCCGAATGATCGACGTCGACCCCCAAGAGGCAATTACCCAAGACAACTCTCCAGTGCGAGCCGACGCCGTCGTCTACTACCGAGTTATGGACGCCAAAAAGGCGTTTCTGGAGGTCGACGACTACGAAAACGCGATTTCGAACCTCGCCCAGACCACCCTGCGCGCGGTGATCGGTGATCTGGAACTCGACGACACGCTCTCGCGGCGCGATCAGATCAACGACCGCATTCGTCGGGAACTCGACGAACCGACCGACGAGTGGGGTATTCGCGTCGAGGCCGTCGAGGTCCGCGAAGTCAGCCCATCGCCGGAGGTCAAAAGCGCGATGGAGGACCAGACCTCCGCCGAGCGCCGTCGACGGGCGATGATCCTCGAAGCACAGGGCTCGCGCCGTTCTGCGGTCGAAAAGGCTCAGGGAGACAAGCAGGCCGACATCGTTCGCGCACAGGGGTCGAAACAGAGCCAGATCCTCGAAGCACAGGGTGATGCGATTTCGACCGTCCTGCGCGCCAAATCCGCCGAATCGATGGGCGAACGTGCCATCATCGAACGCGGGATGGAGAGTCTCGAACGCATCGGGCAAGGCGACTCCTCAACGTTCATCCTGCCGCAGGAACTCACCTCGCTTGTGGGTCGCTACGGCAACCACCTCACCGGCAGCGATGTGCAGAAAGACGGTCAGGAACTCGAAAGCCGCGACTTCGACGACGAAACCCGCGAGATGCTTGGATTGGACAACATCGAAGAACTACTGACGAATCTGGATGTCGACGACCTCGCCGAAATCGGCGGCGATGGCAAGACGCTGGAAACCGAAGTCGAAACCAACGACTAA
- the uvrB gene encoding excinuclease ABC subunit UvrB gives MSDTQSGPLQPDRPGDDQPFAVDAPFDPAGDQPEAIEQLVSGYQSGMDEQTLLGVTGSGKTNTVSWVVEGLDTPTLVLAHNKTLAAQLYEEFKNLFPNNAVEYFVSYYDYYQPEAYVEQTDTYIDKDMSINEEIERLRHSATRSLLTRDDVIVVASVSAIYGLGDPATYRDLSLELSVDQQMDRDDLLARLVDLNYERNDVDFSQGTFRVRGDTVEIFPMYGRYAVRVEFWGDEIDRLLKVDPLAGEVVSTEPAVLIHPAEHYSIPDNTLEEAIAEIEGLMEERVNYFERQGDLVAAQRIEERTTFDIEMLQETGHCSGIENYSVHLSDRDSGEAPYTLLDYFPDDFLCVVDESHVTLPQIKGQFAGDKSRKDSLVENGFRLPTAYDNRPLTFEEFEEKTERLLYVSATPGDYELDNSEQVVEQIVRPTHLVDPKVETVPATGQVEDLLDRIHRRIDRDERTLVTTLTKRMAEDLTEYFDEAGVDVAYMHDETDTLERHELIRSLRLGEIDVLVGINLLREGLDIPEVSLVAILDADQQGFLRSETTLVQTMGRAARNVNGEVILYADETTDAMAAAIDETQRRREIQQEFNAEHGNDPTTIDKPVSETNLPGSKTDTSGLSTDAPGTDDEALDQIEQLEDRMQEAANNLEFELAADIRDRIRELRQSFDLDEDLGVEPEAEPEF, from the coding sequence ATGAGCGATACGCAGTCTGGACCCCTCCAGCCGGACCGTCCGGGCGACGACCAGCCGTTTGCGGTCGACGCGCCGTTCGATCCGGCGGGCGATCAGCCGGAGGCTATCGAACAGTTAGTCTCGGGCTACCAGTCCGGGATGGACGAACAGACACTGCTTGGCGTCACCGGCTCCGGAAAGACGAACACGGTCTCGTGGGTCGTCGAAGGACTCGACACGCCGACGCTCGTGTTAGCCCACAACAAGACGCTGGCGGCCCAACTCTACGAAGAATTCAAAAATCTGTTCCCGAACAACGCTGTCGAATACTTCGTTTCGTACTACGACTACTACCAGCCCGAGGCCTACGTCGAACAGACCGATACCTACATCGACAAGGATATGTCGATTAACGAGGAGATCGAGCGACTCCGCCACTCAGCCACGCGGTCGCTGCTGACACGGGACGACGTGATCGTCGTCGCCTCGGTATCTGCAATTTATGGGCTGGGTGATCCGGCCACATACCGTGATCTCTCGCTCGAACTGAGCGTCGACCAGCAGATGGACCGTGACGACCTCCTTGCTCGATTGGTCGACCTCAACTACGAGCGCAACGACGTCGACTTCTCACAGGGGACATTTCGGGTCCGCGGCGACACCGTCGAAATCTTCCCGATGTACGGTCGGTATGCGGTACGGGTCGAGTTCTGGGGCGACGAAATCGACCGCCTGCTCAAAGTCGACCCACTCGCTGGCGAAGTCGTCTCTACCGAACCCGCTGTTCTCATTCACCCCGCGGAACACTACTCGATCCCCGACAACACCCTCGAAGAGGCCATCGCCGAGATCGAGGGCCTGATGGAAGAGCGAGTAAACTACTTCGAGCGACAGGGCGACCTCGTGGCCGCCCAGCGAATCGAGGAGCGCACAACCTTCGACATCGAAATGTTGCAGGAAACCGGCCACTGCTCCGGAATCGAGAACTACTCGGTCCATCTGTCGGATCGGGATTCGGGTGAGGCTCCCTACACCCTGCTGGACTACTTCCCCGACGATTTCCTCTGTGTCGTCGACGAATCTCACGTCACTCTTCCCCAGATCAAGGGTCAGTTCGCAGGCGACAAATCCCGGAAGGATTCGCTGGTCGAAAACGGGTTTCGGCTGCCGACGGCCTACGACAACCGCCCGCTGACGTTCGAGGAGTTCGAGGAAAAAACCGAGCGACTGCTCTATGTGAGTGCGACCCCCGGCGACTACGAGTTGGACAACTCCGAGCAGGTGGTCGAACAGATCGTTCGACCGACCCATTTGGTCGACCCGAAGGTCGAAACCGTCCCCGCGACCGGACAGGTCGAGGATCTGCTCGACCGAATCCACCGCCGGATCGACCGCGACGAGCGAACCCTCGTAACGACGCTCACAAAGCGAATGGCCGAGGACCTGACCGAGTACTTCGACGAGGCGGGTGTCGACGTCGCTTACATGCACGACGAAACCGACACACTCGAACGCCACGAACTCATTCGGAGTCTCCGGCTTGGCGAAATCGACGTACTCGTCGGGATCAACCTGCTCCGAGAGGGGCTGGATATTCCGGAAGTTTCGCTCGTGGCGATTCTCGATGCCGACCAGCAGGGGTTCCTCCGCTCCGAGACCACGCTGGTCCAGACGATGGGTCGCGCAGCCCGCAACGTCAACGGCGAAGTGATCCTGTATGCCGACGAGACGACCGACGCGATGGCTGCCGCGATTGACGAAACACAGCGTCGACGCGAGATCCAACAGGAGTTCAACGCCGAGCACGGGAATGATCCGACGACAATTGACAAGCCAGTCAGCGAGACCAACCTTCCGGGGTCGAAAACCGACACAAGTGGGCTGTCGACCGACGCTCCCGGGACTGATGACGAGGCCCTCGATCAGATCGAGCAGCTCGAAGACCGAATGCAGGAAGCTGCGAACAATCTAGAGTTCGAGTTGGCTGCCGACATCCGCGACCGAATCAGGGAACTCCGCCAGTCGTTCGACCTTGACGAGGATTTGGGCGTCGAACCCGAGGCCGAACCGGAGTTCTGA
- a CDS encoding stage II sporulation protein M, translated as MLTERPASVLPVYLLVVGISAVTRVPVLVGLAAIIGLLAADGRLDTLFTELQAADLEQLSETPQSELGPEALSPALEAAVLDLFSPEIVALFVGAVGTAIVVSILANGFGNAAAINGIYGCLYGTDGVRDAVDGVGRDWKPFVGIALAQVGILLLGAVPLAIGAGLFSVSPVAGTAATLVGGLLSVAIIIVGLLLLAFAGQAVVVDGVGFGGALRRSAGFPFRQPIPFVAYILVTLGVFGALSVLGGLFGALGVSQLTGILSPLVAIPFVDAFKTALYADRPFSPRAVDQHQSSPTETQVTDGGDQRTVDDMQTATDDETAADHEETAVDDQSPAADKPPYRQRFVGAFRDGLAALGGFVRGHPVPILAAAAVFGLAAVGGWQLTAQYALDLPPGGDVGEIFGTFPLAVFVMLAANNWLVSATAIYGGIALGVPTAVDMLLNGFIVGAVYGVVEPLTFAALVAPHGVIELPAIIIAGGLGFHLAVTVAGVFRGTRTSTELADVLRLAYRVLLGLAVVLVIASFIEAFLTPAIAELVLQ; from the coding sequence GTGCTCACCGAGCGCCCAGCGAGCGTGTTGCCCGTCTACCTGCTCGTCGTTGGGATCTCCGCCGTGACACGGGTGCCGGTACTCGTCGGACTGGCAGCCATCATCGGGCTCCTCGCTGCCGATGGTCGGTTAGATACCCTTTTTACGGAGCTTCAGGCGGCTGATCTCGAACAGTTGAGCGAAACCCCACAGTCAGAACTCGGGCCCGAGGCACTGTCCCCGGCACTCGAAGCCGCCGTTCTCGATCTTTTTTCGCCGGAGATCGTCGCCCTGTTCGTTGGAGCAGTGGGTACAGCGATTGTCGTTAGCATCCTCGCCAACGGTTTCGGTAACGCCGCGGCGATCAACGGTATCTACGGCTGCCTGTACGGCACAGATGGGGTCCGAGACGCCGTCGACGGTGTTGGTCGCGACTGGAAGCCGTTTGTCGGCATCGCGCTTGCACAGGTCGGGATTCTCCTTCTCGGCGCGGTCCCGCTCGCAATCGGCGCGGGCCTGTTTTCGGTGTCGCCGGTTGCCGGCACCGCGGCCACCCTCGTCGGCGGACTGCTCTCGGTAGCTATCATCATTGTTGGCCTGCTGTTACTCGCGTTTGCTGGCCAAGCGGTCGTCGTCGACGGCGTCGGTTTCGGGGGCGCGCTCCGCCGGAGTGCCGGCTTCCCGTTCCGACAGCCGATCCCGTTTGTCGCCTACATTCTGGTCACTCTCGGCGTCTTCGGCGCACTCAGCGTTCTCGGTGGGCTGTTCGGCGCCCTCGGTGTCTCACAACTCACGGGGATTCTCAGCCCGCTTGTCGCCATCCCGTTCGTGGATGCGTTCAAAACTGCCCTGTACGCGGACCGTCCCTTCTCGCCCCGGGCGGTCGACCAACACCAGTCGTCGCCCACCGAGACACAGGTGACCGATGGCGGCGACCAACGAACTGTCGACGACATGCAGACCGCGACAGACGACGAAACCGCGGCAGACCATGAGGAAACCGCGGTCGACGACCAGTCCCCGGCCGCAGACAAGCCGCCGTATCGCCAGCGATTCGTCGGCGCGTTTCGGGACGGACTGGCCGCCCTCGGTGGTTTTGTCCGCGGTCATCCTGTGCCGATCTTGGCTGCCGCAGCGGTGTTCGGGCTGGCCGCAGTCGGTGGCTGGCAGCTCACCGCCCAGTACGCCTTGGATCTCCCACCGGGTGGCGATGTCGGCGAGATCTTCGGGACGTTCCCGCTGGCGGTGTTCGTGATGCTCGCCGCCAACAACTGGCTCGTCTCGGCGACCGCCATCTACGGCGGGATCGCTCTCGGCGTGCCGACCGCCGTCGACATGCTGCTCAACGGCTTCATCGTCGGTGCGGTGTACGGCGTGGTTGAGCCACTGACGTTTGCTGCACTTGTCGCCCCGCATGGTGTGATCGAACTCCCGGCGATCATCATCGCTGGGGGGTTGGGGTTCCATCTCGCCGTGACTGTGGCTGGCGTCTTTCGGGGCACGCGCACGTCGACCGAACTGGCCGACGTGCTCCGACTCGCCTACCGTGTGCTGTTGGGGCTGGCAGTTGTTCTCGTAATCGCGTCGTTCATCGAGGCGTTTCTGACGCCCGCGATTGCGGAACTGGTTCTTCAGTAA
- a CDS encoding AI-2E family transporter, translating into MDRRPYVLGGVLAAIATVAAVILFEVLGTVFLAISVAYLLVPLRQWLRRRGLSRLAATVAVTGIAVGGVVALFGPLVYLLIIRFTEVTALIRGLPESIPLGVGGFTYELVVADAISLVTRELTAFARAVAAALPVLLVKLTLFVLLVFSLVHNQSDIRTATIAVVPPNYRDIVEALHTRAHKTLFALYVLQVTTALGTFLIALPVFVLFGYEEPIILATTAGVLQFIPIAGPSLLIAVLAGGHLLAGDLIGGLLVAVIGGTLIAWLPDLLIRPRIASRTADLDGSLYFIGFVGGLLSLGAIGIIIGPLVVALLVESAGLVSQEFETEIETLTTEESTESGQSMTEPTDDD; encoded by the coding sequence ATGGACCGTCGACCCTACGTGCTCGGAGGCGTGTTGGCTGCGATTGCCACCGTTGCGGCCGTCATCCTCTTCGAGGTGCTGGGAACGGTGTTTCTCGCGATCTCGGTCGCCTATCTGTTGGTTCCGCTCCGGCAGTGGCTTCGTCGACGTGGGCTTTCGCGGCTCGCTGCAACGGTGGCGGTGACCGGAATCGCCGTCGGCGGCGTTGTCGCGCTGTTCGGTCCCCTCGTCTATCTCCTTATTATTCGGTTTACGGAAGTGACCGCGCTCATCCGTGGACTCCCCGAATCGATCCCGCTCGGCGTCGGCGGATTTACCTACGAACTGGTCGTCGCCGACGCGATTTCGCTCGTCACACGGGAACTGACAGCGTTCGCGCGGGCGGTGGCGGCTGCGCTGCCGGTGTTGCTGGTCAAACTGACGCTGTTCGTGCTGTTGGTGTTCTCGCTGGTCCACAATCAAAGCGACATTCGAACCGCAACTATCGCCGTTGTTCCGCCGAACTACCGTGACATCGTCGAGGCGCTCCACACGCGGGCCCACAAGACGCTGTTCGCGCTCTACGTGCTGCAGGTGACGACTGCCCTCGGCACGTTCCTGATCGCCCTGCCCGTCTTCGTGCTGTTCGGCTACGAGGAACCCATCATTCTGGCCACCACCGCGGGGGTACTCCAGTTCATCCCGATTGCGGGTCCGAGTCTGCTCATCGCCGTGCTCGCCGGTGGCCACCTGCTTGCTGGTGATCTGATCGGCGGGCTGCTGGTCGCAGTCATCGGCGGCACACTCATCGCGTGGCTCCCGGATCTCCTGATCCGCCCCCGGATCGCCAGCCGCACGGCGGATCTCGACGGCAGTCTCTACTTCATCGGCTTCGTCGGTGGCCTGCTGAGCCTCGGCGCAATCGGCATCATCATCGGCCCGCTCGTCGTCGCCCTGCTGGTGGAGTCGGCCGGGCTCGTCTCCCAAGAGTTCGAGACAGAAATCGAGACGCTCACAACCGAGGAGTCGACCGAGAGCGGCCAGTCGATGACGGAACCGACAGATGACGACTGA
- a CDS encoding DUF4382 domain-containing protein, translating into MTDHSPKDRAPRGAHTVDRRHLLGIGAGVGVTLLAGCTGQSDSGTGGDDGTTSDSTTDSETTGSFRLLISDQPVAIGDFDSLNVSFDRARIFKQGDEEDDQAANETETEDDQEVETENGTNESETEDDQEVENETNESEMTDDEPRDEDQEVDDDEANSREGGFSIIDLDGATVDLTEVVGDKAIGVFDGELEAGSYSKIELYASNVDGVVDGNSVDVTIPSGKLQITKPFEITADEPLSFVFDINVVKKGNKAAYNLLPVISESGVAGKDVDVEEVDKGQDNDNENGADEQDADGDETNSTADGDETNSTDQNGTETVDDE; encoded by the coding sequence ATGACCGACCATTCGCCGAAAGATCGGGCACCGAGAGGCGCACACACAGTCGACCGTCGACACCTCCTTGGAATTGGCGCTGGCGTTGGCGTCACTCTACTGGCTGGTTGTACGGGCCAAAGCGATAGCGGCACCGGCGGCGATGATGGCACGACCAGCGACAGCACGACCGACAGTGAGACGACCGGGTCGTTCCGACTGCTCATCAGCGATCAGCCGGTCGCAATCGGTGACTTCGACTCGCTGAACGTGTCGTTCGACAGAGCCCGAATCTTCAAACAGGGCGACGAAGAAGATGACCAAGCAGCAAACGAAACCGAGACCGAGGACGATCAAGAAGTCGAGACTGAAAACGGAACCAACGAATCCGAGACCGAGGACGACCAAGAGGTCGAAAACGAAACGAACGAGAGCGAGATGACCGACGACGAGCCTCGTGACGAGGACCAAGAGGTAGATGATGACGAAGCAAACAGCCGAGAGGGCGGCTTTTCGATCATTGATCTCGACGGTGCGACCGTCGACCTCACCGAAGTCGTCGGCGACAAAGCAATCGGCGTGTTCGACGGCGAACTGGAGGCAGGCAGCTACTCGAAGATCGAACTGTACGCCAGCAACGTCGACGGCGTCGTCGACGGGAACTCGGTCGACGTCACAATCCCCAGCGGGAAGCTCCAGATCACCAAACCGTTCGAGATCACCGCCGACGAGCCGCTGAGCTTTGTCTTCGATATCAACGTCGTCAAGAAGGGCAACAAGGCAGCATACAACCTCCTGCCCGTGATTTCGGAAAGCGGCGTGGCAGGCAAGGACGTCGACGTCGAAGAGGTCGACAAGGGACAAGACAACGACAACGAGAACGGAGCCGACGAGCAAGACGCTGACGGAGACGAAACCAACAGCACTGCTGACGGAGACGAAACCAACAGCACAGACCAGAACGGCACCGAAACAGTCGACGACGAATAA
- a CDS encoding PAS domain S-box protein yields the protein MAAESLTTVLQETLGLFDGSGTPLTTNEVAAQLPIGRRSCYERLERLVDHDRLETKKVGANGRVWWRPADDAVDYRPPESTRYVTQPSSDTETRQAATARFEALFENSPDMIDVLDAEGRLVSVNQRLCSELGYTSAELVGKGIWEYDQSLDADGVESLLSELSVDESQTFEAQYCRSDGSTFPVEVNLIRLRLAGEDRFLAISRDITDRTERQRKLEQYETIVETVSDGIYAVDEDATFVMVNEGFCELTGYEREELIGSHATLVAADEITPKAETLSAEISAGDRETASIELDIHTADGETVPCETRLAPFGAGHGRCGVTRDVSEQLQREQELHDRVRQQEVVTELGKRALEDRDLDELMAEAADLVADTLDNDYCKVLDLETQSDELLLRQGTGWNEGIVGSATVSAVEAESQASYTLQTEEPVVVSDLTTEPRFSGPALLTDHDIRSGISVIIGSLENPWGILGTHDTEPKAFSEHDANFVQSVTNSLATAITRHQYEQRLVAQRERVDALNNLNAVIREITTAVIEQSTREEIEATVCERLAATDSYSLAWVGEVDTASNTVDVRTEAGAMGYTDGITISVDGDDPLATGPTGTALRTGEIQVVNDIPTDSGHDPWRKQVEAYGLRSSATIPIVHEKTVYGVLNIYADRPNAFAQQERAVIDQLGEIIGHAIAATERKQALLSTELVELEYRIRDIGTVFDAPVDINGTTTLDHVVPISNTEFLVYGTVTDAAIETVTGLVDVLPHWTAVEFYSETDPVRFELRMSDPPVLSEIASHGGYIDSGVIEDGDYCMTIHLAPTADMSRVADLVRDTYPQVEMLRRQQISKPNEGSSRIQRRLTETLTDRQSTVLEMAYHAGYFGWPRDSCAEDIAATLGVAPATFHQHMRKAQKQVFDELLSTTTQQRLTAGDS from the coding sequence ATGGCTGCAGAATCGCTCACCACAGTGCTCCAAGAGACGCTTGGGCTGTTCGATGGCTCCGGAACGCCACTGACAACAAACGAAGTGGCAGCCCAGCTTCCAATCGGTCGACGGAGTTGCTACGAACGATTAGAGCGACTCGTCGACCACGACCGACTTGAGACGAAGAAGGTCGGGGCCAACGGGCGTGTCTGGTGGCGTCCCGCCGACGATGCGGTGGACTATCGCCCACCGGAGTCGACGCGGTATGTCACCCAGCCCTCCAGTGACACCGAGACTCGACAGGCGGCGACCGCACGGTTCGAGGCGCTGTTCGAGAACTCCCCGGATATGATCGATGTTCTGGACGCCGAGGGGCGGCTGGTGTCGGTGAACCAGCGACTCTGCTCGGAACTCGGCTACACCAGCGCCGAACTCGTCGGCAAGGGCATTTGGGAGTACGACCAGTCACTCGACGCCGATGGGGTCGAGAGCCTGCTGTCGGAGCTCTCTGTCGACGAGTCACAAACGTTTGAGGCCCAATACTGCCGGTCCGATGGGTCGACGTTTCCCGTCGAGGTCAACCTCATTCGCCTGCGTTTGGCGGGTGAAGACCGATTTCTGGCGATCAGCCGGGATATCACCGACCGAACCGAACGCCAGCGGAAACTCGAACAGTACGAAACCATCGTCGAGACGGTTTCTGATGGGATTTATGCCGTCGACGAAGATGCGACGTTCGTCATGGTCAACGAGGGGTTTTGTGAGCTAACGGGCTACGAGCGCGAGGAACTCATCGGGTCGCACGCGACGCTGGTCGCCGCCGATGAGATCACGCCGAAAGCCGAGACACTGTCCGCAGAGATCAGCGCCGGCGACCGTGAGACGGCGAGCATCGAACTCGACATCCACACTGCCGACGGTGAGACTGTCCCGTGTGAAACTCGACTGGCCCCGTTCGGTGCCGGTCACGGCCGCTGTGGGGTCACCCGCGACGTCTCCGAGCAACTGCAACGGGAACAGGAGCTTCATGATCGCGTTCGACAGCAGGAGGTCGTGACCGAACTCGGCAAACGCGCGCTCGAAGACCGTGACCTCGACGAACTGATGGCCGAGGCCGCCGACCTCGTCGCCGACACGTTGGACAACGACTACTGCAAGGTTCTGGATCTCGAGACACAAAGCGACGAACTACTACTTCGACAGGGTACGGGATGGAACGAGGGAATCGTCGGCTCGGCAACGGTCTCGGCTGTCGAAGCCGAGTCACAGGCATCGTACACGCTCCAGACCGAGGAACCAGTTGTCGTCTCCGATCTCACGACAGAACCGCGGTTCAGTGGTCCTGCACTCCTGACCGACCACGACATCCGAAGCGGGATCAGCGTGATCATTGGCTCTCTTGAGAACCCGTGGGGCATCCTCGGTACCCACGATACCGAGCCGAAGGCATTCTCCGAGCACGACGCCAACTTCGTCCAGTCGGTCACAAACAGTCTGGCGACGGCGATCACCCGCCACCAGTACGAACAGCGGTTGGTCGCCCAGCGCGAGCGCGTCGACGCGCTGAACAATCTCAACGCAGTCATCAGGGAGATCACTACCGCGGTAATCGAACAGTCGACGCGTGAAGAGATCGAAGCCACCGTCTGTGAGCGACTCGCCGCAACCGACTCCTACTCGCTGGCCTGGGTTGGCGAGGTCGACACCGCCTCGAATACAGTCGATGTGCGAACCGAAGCCGGGGCGATGGGATACACCGACGGAATCACGATTTCGGTCGATGGCGACGATCCGTTGGCCACCGGCCCAACCGGGACCGCACTCCGGACGGGCGAGATTCAGGTCGTGAACGATATTCCAACCGACTCCGGCCACGACCCGTGGCGAAAGCAGGTCGAAGCCTACGGCCTTCGGTCGTCGGCCACCATTCCAATCGTTCACGAGAAAACAGTCTACGGCGTGTTGAACATCTATGCGGACCGTCCCAACGCCTTCGCACAGCAGGAGCGAGCCGTTATCGATCAGTTGGGAGAGATCATCGGTCACGCTATTGCCGCAACCGAGCGCAAGCAGGCGTTGCTGAGTACCGAACTGGTCGAACTCGAATACCGGATTCGAGATATTGGGACCGTCTTCGATGCGCCGGTCGACATCAACGGCACGACAACACTCGATCACGTGGTTCCGATCTCCAACACCGAGTTCCTCGTCTACGGCACTGTAACGGACGCCGCCATCGAGACCGTCACTGGTCTAGTCGACGTCCTGCCCCACTGGACGGCGGTGGAGTTCTATTCGGAGACCGATCCCGTTCGCTTCGAACTCCGGATGAGTGATCCACCGGTTCTCTCCGAGATCGCCTCTCACGGCGGCTACATCGACAGTGGGGTTATCGAAGACGGCGACTACTGTATGACGATCCATCTCGCACCGACCGCAGATATGAGTCGGGTCGCTGACCTCGTGAGAGACACCTATCCGCAGGTCGAGATGCTTCGCCGTCAACAGATCTCCAAGCCAAATGAAGGTTCCAGTCGTATTCAGCGTCGACTCACTGAGACGCTCACCGACCGCCAGTCGACCGTCCTTGAGATGGCCTACCACGCGGGCTACTTTGGATGGCCGCGTGATAGTTGCGCAGAAGACATTGCTGCGACGTTGGGGGTCGCACCGGCGACGTTCCACCAGCATATGCGCAAGGCCCAAAAACAGGTCTTCGACGAACTGCTGTCGACCACAACTCAACAACGACTGACTGCCGGAGACTCCTAA
- a CDS encoding class I SAM-dependent methyltransferase: protein MSVREEFDSWAESGRDKGMEDRHWHTAKHALARMPVEKGDTVLDLGTGSGYALRALRETADIGHGCGLDGAPEMVRNAAGYTDDEAIDYLVGDFDALPFADNSVDHVFSMEAFYYAPDPAHTLAELRRIIRPGGTFYCAVNYYEENEASHKWQDNISIEMTRWNRQQYREAFRDAGFHVAEQDTIADQDIEIPPAEAFPTDNWETREAMVDRYRTWGTLLTVGVVP, encoded by the coding sequence ATGAGCGTTCGCGAGGAGTTCGACAGTTGGGCCGAAAGCGGCCGGGACAAGGGGATGGAAGACCGCCACTGGCATACCGCCAAACACGCACTGGCTCGAATGCCGGTCGAAAAAGGCGATACCGTCCTCGATCTGGGTACTGGCAGCGGCTACGCACTGCGGGCCTTGCGGGAGACCGCCGACATCGGCCACGGCTGTGGGCTCGACGGTGCGCCAGAGATGGTTCGGAATGCGGCTGGCTACACTGACGACGAGGCAATCGACTATCTCGTCGGTGACTTCGACGCGCTCCCATTCGCCGACAACAGCGTCGACCACGTGTTCTCGATGGAAGCGTTTTATTATGCGCCCGACCCCGCCCACACCCTTGCGGAACTGCGGCGAATCATCCGGCCCGGTGGCACCTTCTACTGTGCGGTGAACTACTACGAGGAAAACGAGGCGAGCCACAAGTGGCAGGACAACATCTCGATTGAGATGACTCGCTGGAACCGCCAGCAGTATCGCGAGGCGTTTCGAGACGCTGGGTTCCACGTCGCCGAGCAGGACACAATCGCTGATCAGGACATCGAGATTCCGCCCGCCGAGGCGTTTCCGACTGACAACTGGGAGACCAGAGAGGCGATGGTCGACCGGTATCGGACGTGGGGGACGCTGCTGACGGTCGGCGTCGTGCCCTGA
- a CDS encoding DUF2391 domain-containing protein yields MSSRPRLRPGVKIRRPKFRLADSAQQIVGGFLLAGPFVVTEEVWVLAGSMSNLQAVLTVCIVGLIGYAALYQADTKRDPDSELQVAGIPIRFISLMLVSFGSVTILALVFDAPATFLGDNGLSQLVLAQTTFKAISVGSVFSVVGAATADSIL; encoded by the coding sequence ATGTCATCACGACCGCGGCTCCGACCGGGAGTTAAAATACGGCGGCCGAAATTCAGACTGGCTGACTCCGCCCAGCAGATCGTCGGCGGCTTTCTGCTGGCCGGGCCGTTTGTCGTGACCGAGGAGGTCTGGGTGCTGGCGGGCAGTATGAGTAATCTGCAGGCTGTTTTGACGGTCTGTATCGTCGGCCTGATCGGTTACGCCGCGCTGTATCAGGCCGACACGAAGCGTGATCCGGATAGCGAACTGCAGGTCGCCGGGATTCCGATTCGATTTATATCCTTGATGCTCGTCTCCTTCGGCTCGGTCACCATCCTCGCGCTCGTGTTCGATGCTCCTGCCACGTTCCTCGGGGACAATGGGCTTTCACAGCTTGTACTCGCCCAAACGACATTTAAAGCCATCAGCGTCGGCTCGGTGTTCAGCGTCGTCGGTGCGGCAACCGCCGACAGCATCCTCTGA